One segment of Bacillus alkalisoli DNA contains the following:
- the gatA gene encoding Asp-tRNA(Asn)/Glu-tRNA(Gln) amidotransferase subunit GatA, protein MSLFDKKISELHSLIHKKEISITDLVDESYKRIQEVDGKVQAFLSLDEENARSYAKALDETIGLDKEHGLLFGLPIGIKDNIVTKGIRTTCASKILADFDPVYDATVVEKLKAAQTITIGKINMDEFGMGSSNENSAFATTRNPWDLDRVPGGSSGGSAAAVAAGEVFFSLGTDTGGSIRQPAAFCGVVGLKPTYGRVSRYGLVAFASSLDQIGPITRTVEDNAYLLQAISGIDPMDSTSANADVPDFLSGLTGDVSGLKIAVPKEYLGEGVTEEVRQSVLDALKVLEGLGATWEEVSLPHSKYALATYYLLSSSEASANLARFDGVRYGYRTDNAKNLLEMYKNTRSEGFGPEVKRRIMLGTYALSAGHYDAYYIKAQKVRTLIKQDFEEVFEKYDVIVGPTTPTPAFKVGEKMDDPMTMYANDILTIPVNLAGVPGISVPAGFVDGMPVGLQIIGKHFDEAIIYQVAHAFEQATDYHKQKPNL, encoded by the coding sequence GTGTCATTATTTGATAAAAAAATATCTGAACTACATAGTTTAATTCATAAAAAAGAAATCTCTATTACAGACTTAGTAGACGAGTCTTATAAAAGAATTCAGGAAGTCGATGGTAAAGTACAAGCATTCCTATCATTAGATGAAGAGAATGCTAGAAGTTATGCGAAAGCTTTAGATGAAACGATTGGTCTAGATAAAGAACATGGCTTACTGTTCGGACTACCAATCGGTATTAAGGACAATATTGTTACAAAAGGAATTCGTACTACTTGTGCGAGTAAAATATTAGCAGACTTCGATCCAGTCTACGATGCGACAGTTGTAGAGAAATTAAAAGCAGCCCAAACCATTACAATCGGGAAAATCAATATGGATGAATTTGGTATGGGGTCTTCGAATGAAAATTCTGCATTTGCTACAACGCGCAACCCATGGGATTTAGACAGAGTTCCAGGGGGATCTAGTGGTGGTTCTGCTGCCGCAGTTGCAGCTGGGGAAGTGTTTTTCTCACTTGGAACTGATACGGGTGGCTCTATCCGTCAGCCAGCGGCATTTTGTGGGGTGGTTGGTTTAAAACCTACTTATGGACGTGTATCTCGCTATGGCTTAGTAGCTTTTGCGTCAAGTTTAGACCAAATTGGCCCAATAACAAGAACTGTGGAAGATAATGCATACTTGCTTCAAGCGATATCTGGAATAGACCCGATGGATTCGACGTCTGCTAATGCAGATGTGCCGGATTTTCTATCAGGCTTAACTGGTGATGTGAGTGGGTTGAAAATCGCCGTTCCGAAAGAGTATTTAGGAGAAGGTGTAACAGAAGAGGTTCGTCAGTCTGTATTAGATGCGTTAAAAGTGTTAGAAGGTCTTGGAGCAACGTGGGAAGAGGTTTCGTTGCCACATTCCAAATATGCTTTAGCGACGTATTATTTATTGTCATCTTCGGAGGCTTCTGCGAACTTAGCTCGCTTTGACGGTGTTCGATACGGATACCGAACCGACAATGCGAAAAACTTACTAGAAATGTATAAGAACACTCGTAGCGAAGGCTTTGGACCGGAAGTAAAGCGTCGTATTATGTTAGGTACATACGCTTTAAGTGCTGGGCACTATGATGCTTACTATATAAAAGCGCAAAAAGTGCGTACGTTAATAAAGCAAGACTTTGAAGAAGTTTTTGAGAAATACGATGTGATTGTTGGACCTACTACGCCTACACCTGCTTTTAAGGTTGGAGAGAAGATGGACGATCCAATGACAATGTATGCAAACGATATTTTAACCATTCCAGTGAACTTAGCAGGAGTGCCAGGAATTTCAGTACCGGCTGGATTCGTGGATGGGATGCCTGTTGGTCTACAAATTATCGGAAAGCATTTTGATGAGGCAATCATTTATCAGGTAGCACATGCTTTTGAGCAAGCAACAGATTATCATAAACAAAAGCCAAACTTGTAA
- the gatB gene encoding Asp-tRNA(Asn)/Glu-tRNA(Gln) amidotransferase subunit GatB, with the protein MGFETIIGLEVHVELKTRSKIFSASPNEFGAEPNTNTSVVELGYPGVLPVLNKQAVEFAMKAAMALNCEVATDTKFDRKNYFYPDNPKAYQISQFDKPIGENGWIDIEVNGEKKRIGITRLHLEEDAGKLTHTNEGYSLVDFNRQGTPLVEIVSEPDIRTPEEAYAYLEKLKSIIQYTGVSDCKMEEGSLRCDANISLRPVGQKEFGTKTELKNLNSFAFVQKGLEFEEKRQAEVLNAGREIRQETRRYDEATKTTILMRVKEGSDDYRYFPEPDLLALHIDDEWKERVRKSIPVLPDARKKRYIDELGLPAYDAQVLTVTKEMADFFEETVDSGADPKLSSNWLMGEVSAYLNAEGKDLEDTSLTPSGLAGMIKLLEKGTISSKIAKKVFKELIENGGEAEEIVKAKGLVQISDEGALRQMVTDALDANPQSVEDFKAGKERAIGFLVGQIMKASKGQANPQMVNGILLEEMKKR; encoded by the coding sequence GTGGGTTTTGAAACAATTATTGGATTGGAAGTTCATGTAGAGCTTAAAACACGTTCGAAAATATTTTCAGCAAGTCCAAATGAATTCGGGGCTGAGCCAAACACGAATACAAGTGTTGTAGAATTAGGATATCCAGGTGTTTTACCTGTTTTAAATAAGCAAGCGGTGGAATTTGCGATGAAAGCCGCAATGGCACTAAACTGTGAAGTTGCAACAGATACGAAGTTTGACCGTAAAAATTACTTTTATCCAGATAACCCGAAAGCATACCAAATATCTCAGTTTGATAAGCCAATCGGAGAAAATGGCTGGATTGATATTGAAGTAAATGGAGAGAAAAAACGAATTGGCATTACTCGTCTTCATTTAGAAGAAGATGCAGGAAAATTAACACATACAAATGAAGGATATTCATTAGTCGATTTTAACCGTCAAGGTACGCCGTTAGTGGAAATTGTATCAGAGCCGGATATTCGTACACCTGAAGAAGCATATGCTTATTTAGAAAAATTAAAGTCCATTATCCAATATACAGGTGTATCAGATTGTAAGATGGAAGAAGGATCATTACGCTGTGATGCGAACATCTCACTACGTCCTGTTGGGCAAAAAGAGTTTGGGACGAAAACGGAATTGAAGAATTTAAACAGCTTTGCATTCGTTCAAAAAGGATTAGAGTTCGAAGAAAAGCGTCAAGCAGAAGTATTGAATGCAGGTCGAGAAATTCGCCAAGAAACTCGCCGTTATGACGAGGCAACGAAAACGACTATTTTAATGCGTGTAAAAGAAGGTTCGGACGACTATCGTTATTTCCCAGAACCGGATTTATTAGCGTTACATATTGATGATGAGTGGAAAGAAAGAGTGCGAAAGTCGATTCCCGTATTACCTGATGCTCGTAAAAAGAGATATATCGACGAGCTCGGCTTGCCAGCTTATGATGCCCAAGTATTAACGGTAACGAAAGAAATGGCAGATTTCTTTGAGGAAACGGTTGACAGTGGGGCAGATCCAAAACTTTCATCTAACTGGTTAATGGGAGAGGTTTCTGCGTATTTGAACGCCGAGGGCAAAGATCTTGAAGATACTTCGCTAACTCCTAGTGGATTAGCTGGTATGATTAAGCTGCTAGAAAAAGGTACTATTTCGTCTAAAATAGCGAAAAAGGTATTTAAAGAGTTAATTGAAAATGGTGGAGAGGCTGAAGAGATTGTAAAAGCAAAAGGCTTAGTCCAGATCTCGGATGAAGGTGCACTTCGTCAAATGGTTACGGACGCCCTTGATGCGAATCCGCAATCTGTGGAAGATTTTAAGGCGGGTAAAGAGAGAGCAATCGGCTTTTTAGTTGGTCAAATTATGAAAGCTTCAAAAGGTCAAGCGAACCCGCAGATGGTAAATGGGATTTTGTTAGAGGAAATGAAGAAGAGGTAA
- a CDS encoding RDD family protein, whose translation MEIRRPARFSARFLASLLDSLIVTGVVLTFITFVASDQLSDLLRGLMVQLLYTAYSTLVPSLWHGYDIGKRICKIRIRRYKDNEFVTFPNMILREFVGRFLLTFLTFGISIIISIFMVIFRDDKRAIHDFIGGTYVSED comes from the coding sequence TTGGAGATTAGAAGACCCGCTCGTTTTTCTGCTAGGTTTTTAGCAAGTTTGCTTGATTCACTTATTGTTACTGGTGTTGTTTTGACATTTATTACTTTTGTGGCAAGCGACCAGTTAAGTGATTTATTAAGAGGGTTAATGGTACAACTACTTTACACCGCATACTCAACGCTTGTGCCCTCTTTATGGCATGGTTATGATATTGGTAAAAGGATTTGCAAAATTAGAATACGTAGATATAAGGACAATGAATTTGTTACATTTCCAAATATGATTTTACGTGAATTTGTCGGCCGATTTCTCCTTACTTTTCTTACATTCGGCATAAGTATTATCATTAGTATCTTCATGGTTATATTCCGCGATGATAAAAGAGCAATTCATGATTTTATTGGAGGAACGTATGTGAGTGAGGACTAA
- a CDS encoding diacylglycerol kinase, whose product MKRARIIYNPTSGRELFKKHLPEVLAIMEQAGYETSCHATTCSGDAISAARVAVERKYDLVIAAGGDGTINEVINGLAEQEYRPKIGVIPVGTTNDFGRALGLPREDILEAARLIANGVPMPVDIGKVVQGDSQQYFINIAGGGKLTELTYDVPSKLKTAIGQLAYYLKGIEMLPSIRPSDVYIEYDGKVYEGEIMLFLVSLTNSVGGFEKLAPDSCLNDGMFDLIILKKANIADFIKVATLALRGEHIKDSHIIYTKANRIKIQTKEKMQLNLDGEFGGLLPGEFENLYRHVEFIVSKERAEK is encoded by the coding sequence ATGAAACGAGCACGAATTATATATAATCCTACATCTGGAAGAGAATTGTTTAAGAAGCATTTACCTGAAGTGTTGGCGATAATGGAACAAGCAGGCTACGAGACTTCTTGTCATGCGACAACGTGCTCAGGTGATGCGATTAGTGCAGCGAGAGTAGCAGTCGAGCGTAAGTATGACTTAGTAATCGCTGCAGGTGGAGACGGTACGATTAATGAAGTAATAAACGGTCTTGCAGAACAAGAATATCGACCAAAGATCGGAGTAATCCCTGTTGGTACGACTAACGACTTTGGACGTGCTCTTGGCTTGCCTCGTGAAGATATTTTAGAAGCTGCTAGATTGATTGCAAACGGGGTACCAATGCCCGTTGATATTGGAAAAGTGGTACAAGGTGATAGTCAGCAGTATTTTATTAACATTGCAGGTGGCGGAAAATTGACGGAACTAACATACGATGTACCAAGTAAGCTAAAAACAGCCATTGGTCAATTAGCATACTACTTAAAAGGTATCGAGATGTTACCTTCTATTAGGCCGTCAGATGTTTATATTGAATACGATGGAAAAGTGTACGAAGGGGAAATTATGTTATTTCTTGTATCACTAACCAATTCAGTAGGCGGTTTTGAAAAACTAGCACCAGATTCTTGTTTGAACGATGGAATGTTTGACCTTATTATCTTAAAAAAGGCGAACATCGCCGACTTTATTAAAGTAGCAACATTAGCTCTTCGTGGAGAGCATATTAAAGATTCACATATCATCTACACAAAAGCAAACCGTATCAAAATACAAACAAAAGAAAAAATGCAACTTAACTTAGATGGCGAATTCGGTGGCTTATTGCCAGGAGAATTCGAAAACCTATACAGACATGTAGAATTTATCGTATCGAAAGAAAGAGCAGAAAAATAA
- a CDS encoding NfeD family protein: MTLFGMDMVSIYLWSLVIFGCFTLLYILLGDILDGIFGAVEAGPFNPSVILSFFTIFSASGYILEKFIGVSSGVTLIISSIISLFLVTLLYLFVFIPLKSAETSLGYSDEDLKGKVGKVIISIPEDGFGEVVMSIGGSTVNRSAQSFNNVAIPYDTEVLIIDVQKGVIFVTPYNEFLETNQ, translated from the coding sequence ATGACGTTGTTTGGCATGGACATGGTGAGCATTTATTTATGGTCATTAGTTATATTTGGGTGTTTTACATTGCTTTACATTTTACTAGGAGATATTCTTGATGGAATTTTTGGTGCAGTGGAGGCTGGTCCTTTTAATCCATCCGTTATTTTATCATTTTTTACGATCTTTTCTGCATCAGGATACATTTTAGAAAAGTTTATAGGAGTAAGTAGTGGTGTCACACTAATCATTTCTTCTATCATTTCACTATTTCTAGTAACGTTACTCTATCTTTTTGTTTTCATCCCACTTAAGTCAGCAGAAACGTCACTTGGATATTCAGATGAAGATTTAAAAGGGAAAGTAGGAAAAGTAATCATATCTATACCGGAAGATGGTTTTGGGGAAGTAGTTATGTCCATTGGTGGTAGTACGGTGAATCGATCGGCGCAAAGTTTTAACAATGTAGCGATTCCTTACGATACAGAAGTATTAATCATCGATGTTCAAAAAGGGGTAATTTTCGTTACTCCATATAATGAGTTTTTAGAGACAAATCAATAG
- a CDS encoding FMN-binding negative transcriptional regulator, translated as MYTPKYYRLENEDNVFQVIEENSFATVVSYKDGVPTATHIPLLVHREENYLSGHFARANKQWRELDGQEVLAIFHGPHSYISPSWYETTDAVPTWNYVAVHVYGKVEIVEDAEEVKALLSKMVDKYEGVDSSYKLENVSASYLDGLYNGLVCFKLPISRVEATAKLSQNHSVERQGRVVNELQKVGTDQAKDVAKWMKG; from the coding sequence ATGTATACACCGAAGTATTATAGGTTGGAAAATGAGGATAACGTGTTTCAAGTTATAGAGGAAAATTCGTTTGCTACTGTAGTTTCTTATAAAGATGGCGTGCCAACCGCAACTCACATACCATTGCTGGTACATAGGGAAGAGAATTATTTATCTGGTCATTTTGCACGTGCTAATAAACAGTGGAGAGAATTGGATGGACAAGAAGTGTTAGCTATTTTTCATGGACCACATAGTTATATTTCTCCATCTTGGTATGAAACAACCGATGCGGTACCTACTTGGAATTACGTAGCTGTTCATGTTTATGGAAAAGTAGAGATAGTAGAAGATGCTGAAGAGGTTAAAGCACTGCTTTCTAAAATGGTTGATAAGTATGAAGGAGTGGACAGCTCTTATAAGCTCGAAAATGTATCTGCGAGTTACTTAGATGGCTTATATAACGGACTGGTTTGTTTTAAACTTCCTATTAGCAGAGTGGAAGCCACTGCAAAGTTAAGTCAAAATCATTCCGTTGAAAGGCAAGGTCGAGTAGTGAATGAGTTGCAAAAGGTCGGTACTGATCAAGCAAAAGACGTTGCGAAATGGATGAAGGGTTGA
- a CDS encoding M15 family metallopeptidase yields MKIHHFGLSIVICLIVTGCSNLYSVEIKEQLLVEKHVQKTIELNAKRYDLNGFLVVKVEEELESEIVESPPVVEVKPTPADKPKEEEKPKQEEKPKKKDVPKEEAIPVVSNPTAVAVVVNKQRALPKNHRPNDLVRPNVRFSFGDKKVENALLRKEASKALEKMFHSAEAENIIFYARSGYRSYETQSWLFDQEIKNYGYEKAVLYVARPGTSEHQTGLAMDITAKSVNLQLTEKFEKTEEGKWLASHAHEYGFILRYPKGKTDITGYAFEPWHFRYIGVELATEVFNSGLTLEEYMNGIGEI; encoded by the coding sequence TTGAAAATTCATCATTTCGGTTTATCTATTGTAATATGTCTAATTGTAACTGGATGTTCAAATTTATATTCTGTAGAAATAAAGGAGCAATTATTAGTAGAGAAACACGTACAAAAAACGATTGAGTTAAATGCAAAAAGATATGACCTGAACGGATTTCTCGTTGTAAAAGTGGAAGAGGAATTAGAGAGTGAAATAGTAGAATCTCCTCCAGTTGTCGAAGTAAAGCCAACTCCAGCAGATAAGCCTAAGGAAGAAGAGAAACCGAAGCAAGAGGAAAAACCTAAAAAGAAAGACGTACCAAAGGAAGAAGCGATCCCTGTAGTATCTAATCCTACTGCAGTAGCAGTTGTCGTAAATAAACAACGAGCATTACCTAAAAATCACCGTCCTAATGACCTTGTACGTCCGAATGTGCGGTTTTCTTTCGGCGATAAAAAAGTAGAAAATGCACTACTTCGTAAAGAAGCATCTAAGGCATTAGAAAAAATGTTCCATAGTGCTGAAGCAGAGAATATTATTTTTTATGCTAGGTCAGGTTATAGATCTTACGAAACACAATCATGGTTATTTGATCAAGAAATTAAGAATTATGGTTATGAAAAAGCGGTGTTATATGTCGCTAGGCCTGGTACAAGCGAACATCAGACTGGACTAGCAATGGATATAACAGCTAAGAGTGTTAACTTGCAGTTAACCGAAAAATTTGAGAAGACTGAGGAAGGTAAATGGTTGGCTAGCCATGCACACGAATATGGTTTTATTTTACGTTATCCTAAAGGAAAAACCGATATAACAGGCTACGCTTTTGAACCATGGCATTTTCGATATATTGGTGTGGAATTAGCAACAGAAGTGTTTAATAGTGGACTTACTTTGGAAGAGTATATGAATGGGATTGGGGAGATTTAG
- the gatC gene encoding Asp-tRNA(Asn)/Glu-tRNA(Gln) amidotransferase subunit GatC yields MSRISKDQVNHVANLARLAISEEEAEMFTKQLDAIITFAEKLNELDTEDVQPTSHVLHMKNVMREDVVSSGLPIKEVLKNAPDHKDGQIRVPTIIEQ; encoded by the coding sequence ATGTCCCGTATTTCTAAAGATCAAGTAAATCATGTTGCTAATTTAGCGCGACTTGCCATCTCAGAAGAAGAGGCAGAAATGTTTACAAAGCAATTAGATGCCATCATTACTTTCGCTGAAAAGTTGAATGAATTAGATACAGAAGATGTACAACCAACATCACACGTATTACATATGAAAAATGTAATGAGAGAAGATGTTGTAAGTAGCGGCTTACCAATTAAAGAAGTGTTAAAAAATGCCCCTGACCATAAAGATGGGCAAATTCGCGTTCCAACAATCATTGAGCAGTAA
- the rlmD gene encoding 23S rRNA (uracil(1939)-C(5))-methyltransferase RlmD, producing the protein MNTTIPPVQKNEYYHVTFEDLTHDGAGVAKIDGYPIFVSGALPEEEANIKVIKVKKGYAIGRLIETYKESPYRVEAPCPIYKQCGGCQLQHLSYEGQLIAKRKQVQDVLERIGGLKDVPVHPVLGMSEPWRYRNKAQVPIGEREGGLVAGFYQQRTHEIIEMKECLIQQEKNDEVVQTVKAICEKYGVRAYDEPKHRGVLRHIMARYGLVTGEVMVVLVTKPAELPNKKEIIAEIAEQVPNVKSIVQNVNSKKTNVIFGDATNVLWGEEYIYDFIGDIKFAISARSFYQVNPEQTKVLYGKALEYAQLTGEENVIDAYCGIGTISLFLAQKAKKVYGVEIVPEAIEDAKRNATLNEINNVEFAVGEAEVVIPNWYKQGIKADTLVVDPPRKGCDDALLQTIIEMKPKRVVYVSCNPATLARDLKVLEGGGYKTVEVQPVDMFPQTTHCEAVALIELK; encoded by the coding sequence ATGAATACAACCATACCTCCAGTTCAGAAAAACGAATACTATCATGTGACATTTGAAGATTTGACACATGACGGAGCTGGGGTAGCTAAGATAGATGGCTATCCTATTTTTGTGTCTGGTGCTTTACCTGAAGAGGAAGCAAACATTAAAGTTATAAAAGTGAAAAAAGGATATGCCATTGGCCGCCTGATAGAAACATATAAAGAGAGTCCGTACCGTGTCGAAGCACCATGTCCAATCTATAAACAATGTGGCGGATGTCAGCTTCAACACTTAAGCTATGAAGGTCAATTAATAGCGAAAAGAAAGCAAGTACAAGACGTACTTGAGCGAATTGGTGGATTAAAAGATGTCCCAGTTCACCCTGTACTTGGCATGAGCGAACCGTGGCGTTACCGTAACAAGGCGCAAGTGCCTATTGGCGAGCGGGAAGGTGGTCTCGTGGCAGGTTTTTACCAACAGCGTACCCACGAAATCATTGAAATGAAAGAGTGTTTAATTCAACAAGAAAAGAACGATGAAGTCGTCCAAACAGTTAAAGCAATTTGCGAAAAATATGGCGTTAGAGCGTATGATGAACCAAAGCATAGAGGTGTACTCCGTCATATTATGGCACGTTACGGGCTAGTGACAGGAGAAGTAATGGTTGTCCTTGTGACGAAACCGGCTGAATTACCTAATAAAAAAGAGATTATTGCAGAAATCGCAGAGCAGGTACCTAATGTAAAATCTATCGTTCAAAACGTTAACTCCAAGAAGACGAACGTCATTTTTGGCGATGCGACAAACGTACTTTGGGGAGAAGAATATATTTATGACTTCATTGGTGATATAAAATTCGCCATTTCAGCACGCTCGTTCTATCAAGTCAACCCAGAGCAAACGAAAGTGTTATATGGGAAGGCTTTGGAATACGCTCAGCTTACGGGAGAAGAAAATGTCATTGATGCATATTGTGGCATTGGCACCATTTCGTTATTTTTAGCGCAAAAAGCAAAAAAAGTGTACGGAGTAGAAATAGTTCCTGAGGCAATTGAAGATGCGAAGCGAAACGCTACCTTAAATGAAATAAACAACGTAGAATTTGCGGTTGGGGAAGCGGAAGTAGTCATCCCGAACTGGTATAAACAAGGTATAAAAGCAGACACCCTTGTCGTCGATCCACCAAGAAAAGGATGTGACGACGCGCTTTTACAAACCATTATTGAAATGAAGCCTAAAAGAGTAGTCTACGTTTCTTGCAATCCAGCGACGTTAGCTCGTGACCTGAAAGTGCTAGAAGGCGGCGGATACAAGACAGTTGAAGTCCAGCCAGTTGATATGTTCCCACAGACAACGCATTGTGAAGCCGTTGCGCTTATTGAGTTAAAATAG
- a CDS encoding flotillin family protein has product MEAEILIIIGIVVFLLLALIGVFVARYKTVGPDEALIITGSYLGGKNVHVDESGNKIKIVRGGGAFIVPVFQQAEPLSLLSIKLDVRTPEVYTEQGVPVMADGTAIIKIGNSIGDIATAAEQFLGKRKEDLENEAREVLEGHLRSILGSMTVEEIYKNREKFSQEVQRVASQDLAKMGLIIVSFTIRDIRDNNGYLESLGRPRIAQVKRDADIATAEADKETRIKRAEASKDAQRAELERATEIAEAEKINQLKVAEYRREQDSAKARADQAYHLEEARSKQEVTEQQMQVQIIERQKQIELEEKEILRRERQYDSEVKKKADADRYAVEQAAAADKARQMAEADAQKYRIEAMAKAEAEKVRIDGIAKADAERAQGETQAEIIRLKGLAEAEAKEKIAEAFEQFGQAAILDMILKMLPEYAKQVASPLSNIDKITVVDTGGNGENSGANKITGYATNLMSTLQESLKASSGIDVKELIENFSGKANVRGSIDSLTNEIAAKNAVKQNSTEPTGQDKQQD; this is encoded by the coding sequence ATGGAAGCAGAAATTTTAATCATTATTGGTATTGTAGTCTTTTTACTTCTTGCACTAATTGGTGTATTTGTAGCAAGGTATAAGACAGTTGGTCCAGACGAAGCGTTAATCATAACAGGTAGCTACTTAGGTGGGAAAAATGTTCATGTAGACGAATCGGGAAATAAAATTAAAATCGTCCGAGGTGGCGGTGCATTTATCGTTCCAGTATTCCAACAAGCAGAACCACTAAGCTTACTATCTATTAAATTAGACGTAAGAACACCAGAGGTATATACAGAACAAGGTGTTCCAGTAATGGCAGACGGTACAGCGATTATTAAAATCGGTAACTCCATCGGTGACATTGCTACAGCTGCGGAGCAATTTTTAGGAAAAAGAAAAGAAGATTTAGAGAATGAAGCACGTGAAGTATTAGAAGGTCACTTACGTTCTATTCTTGGATCGATGACAGTAGAAGAAATCTACAAAAATCGTGAAAAATTCTCTCAAGAAGTTCAACGTGTTGCTTCACAAGACTTAGCAAAAATGGGTCTAATTATTGTATCTTTTACCATCCGTGATATTCGCGATAACAATGGATACTTAGAATCTCTTGGACGTCCACGTATTGCCCAAGTAAAACGTGACGCAGATATTGCAACAGCTGAAGCGGATAAAGAAACACGTATTAAACGTGCGGAAGCATCAAAGGATGCGCAACGTGCTGAGTTAGAACGTGCAACTGAAATTGCAGAAGCAGAGAAAATTAATCAGCTAAAAGTAGCAGAATATAGAAGAGAGCAAGACAGTGCCAAAGCACGTGCTGACCAAGCGTACCATTTAGAAGAAGCGCGTTCGAAGCAAGAAGTTACAGAGCAACAAATGCAAGTTCAAATTATTGAGCGTCAAAAACAAATTGAACTAGAAGAAAAAGAGATTCTTCGCCGTGAGCGTCAATATGATTCTGAAGTAAAGAAGAAAGCAGATGCGGATCGTTACGCTGTAGAGCAAGCAGCTGCGGCAGATAAAGCTCGTCAAATGGCAGAAGCCGATGCTCAAAAATACCGTATCGAAGCAATGGCAAAAGCAGAAGCAGAAAAAGTACGTATCGACGGTATCGCAAAAGCAGATGCAGAACGTGCGCAAGGGGAAACGCAAGCGGAGATTATCCGACTAAAAGGTTTAGCAGAAGCAGAAGCGAAAGAAAAGATTGCAGAAGCATTCGAGCAGTTCGGTCAAGCCGCAATTCTAGATATGATTTTAAAAATGCTTCCTGAATATGCAAAACAAGTTGCAAGCCCACTTAGCAACATCGACAAAATTACAGTTGTCGATACTGGTGGAAACGGTGAGAACAGCGGTGCTAACAAAATTACTGGTTACGCAACAAACTTAATGTCCACACTACAAGAATCATTAAAAGCTTCTTCTGGCATTGATGTAAAAGAGTTAATCGAAAACTTCTCTGGAAAAGCAAACGTGCGTGGCAGCATCGACTCGTTAACAAACGAAATCGCAGCCAAAAATGCAGTAAAACAAAACAGCACAGAGCCAACTGGCCAAGATAAGCAACAAGACTAA